In Bacillus sp. Cs-700, one genomic interval encodes:
- a CDS encoding PLP-dependent aspartate aminotransferase family protein translates to MDFHFDTKAVRFPRKPKADTASKVQPIYQTSAFVFEDLDDLESFYEGKKDYLYTRVSNPNTDDLGMGVADLEGAPKGIATSSGLSAILAGVLSVVKAGDHIVACEDLYGGTYSLFHGELPDFGIEVSFVDFTNKEKIESAIRPNTKLLYTESVTNPLLRVEDLDLLKNLGHKHKLVTMVDNTFATPYLLQPYQLGIDLVVHSATKYIGGHSDVTAGVLVGREDLMAKAKAKVINLGTNLSPFEAWLGCRGLKTMSVRMERHVRNAAILASELKNVTGIKNVYYPEYVAERGSGAMVSIELDDETDVKTFFKSLGWVKIIPTLAGLDTTVSYPIATSHRTVPEDTRQKLGINKQLVRISVGIENENDIVDAFKNAVEKSL, encoded by the coding sequence ATGGATTTTCATTTTGATACAAAAGCCGTACGTTTTCCAAGAAAGCCGAAAGCCGATACAGCAAGTAAAGTCCAGCCGATTTATCAAACCTCTGCATTTGTGTTTGAGGATCTCGATGATTTGGAATCATTTTATGAAGGTAAAAAAGACTATTTGTACACACGCGTTAGTAATCCGAATACAGATGATCTAGGAATGGGTGTAGCAGACCTCGAGGGTGCTCCTAAGGGTATTGCGACTTCTTCGGGCTTATCTGCTATTCTTGCGGGGGTGCTTAGCGTTGTCAAAGCTGGCGATCACATTGTCGCATGTGAAGATCTTTACGGAGGAACCTATTCGCTTTTTCATGGAGAACTTCCTGACTTCGGAATAGAAGTCTCTTTTGTGGATTTTACAAACAAAGAAAAAATTGAGAGTGCGATACGACCAAATACGAAATTGCTTTATACGGAATCGGTCACAAACCCTCTATTAAGAGTCGAGGATTTAGATCTTCTTAAAAATCTTGGCCATAAACATAAACTTGTTACTATGGTAGACAATACGTTTGCTACACCTTATCTTCTTCAGCCTTACCAACTAGGAATTGATCTTGTTGTACATAGCGCAACAAAATATATTGGCGGTCATAGTGATGTAACAGCAGGTGTACTAGTAGGAAGAGAAGATCTGATGGCCAAGGCAAAAGCCAAAGTGATTAACCTTGGAACTAATCTTAGTCCATTTGAAGCGTGGCTAGGGTGCCGCGGACTAAAAACGATGAGTGTACGGATGGAACGCCATGTCAGAAATGCAGCCATTCTTGCAAGCGAATTAAAAAATGTTACCGGGATTAAGAATGTCTATTATCCTGAATATGTAGCTGAAAGAGGTTCGGGTGCTATGGTTTCTATTGAGCTAGATGATGAAACCGATGTGAAAACATTCTTTAAGTCCCTAGGGTGGGTAAAGATTATCCCGACTCTGGCTGGGTTAGATACAACGGTTTCTTATCCGATAGCTACCTCCCACAGAACAGTACCAGAAGATACTAGACAGAAGCTTGGGATCAATAAACAGCTCGTTCGTATTTCTGTAGGAATTGAAAACGAAAATGATATTGTAGATGCATTCAAGAATGCTGTAGAGAAATCCCTGTAA